Proteins encoded in a region of the Vicia villosa cultivar HV-30 ecotype Madison, WI linkage group LG5, Vvil1.0, whole genome shotgun sequence genome:
- the LOC131602206 gene encoding GTP-binding protein BRASSINAZOLE INSENSITIVE PALE GREEN 2, chloroplastic yields the protein MIVARHFSPSKLKPLFYLSLLSHCQNHSQSNHTLRKTLPHPSCNLLRYFSSQPEISASKQKLPFSREGNYDETTSQSLHVCPGCGVCMQDSNPKHPGYFIKPSEKDVNYKMYTHLEHVAAEPEFSNTVKKGFVVEPEKLDSISDADMVRKPEKPVVCARCHSLRHYGKVKDPTVENLLPDFDFDHTVGRKLASTSGNRSVVLMVVDAVDFDGSFPRKVAKLVSKTIEDNSSAWKQGKSGNVPRVILVVTKIDLLPSSLSPTRLEHWVRQRAREGGIIKITSLHMVSALRDWGLKNLVDDIVGLAGSRGSVWTVGAQNAGKSTLINSIGKHVGGKITHLTEAPVPGTTLGIVRVEGALPSQAKLFDTPGLLHPYQITTRLMREEQKLVYMTKELKPRTYRVKAGHSIHIAGLMRLDVEETSLDTIYVTVWASPYLPLHMGKVENATKMFQEHFGHQLQPPIGEKRVEELGNWVRREFHVGGNSWDSSSVDIAAAGLGWFAIGLKGEAVLGVWTYEGVHVVHRNSLIPYRSNTFEVTGFTVSKIVSQSDRASNKPRQQNDKKTKRIESKSLSSSVESPLLTSDGGI from the exons ATGATTGTAGCTAGACATTTCTCCCCTTCAAAACTTAAACCGCTCTTTTATTTATCACTCCTTTCCCATTGCCAAAACCACTCACAGTCCAATCATACCCTTAGAAAAACTTTACCACATCCATCATGTAATTTGCTTAGGTATTTCTCTTCACAGCCTGAAATATCAGCATCGAAACAAAAATTGCCGTTCTCTCGTGAGGGTAATTACGATGAAACCACTTCCCAATCTCTTCATGTATGCCCTGGTTGTGGTGTTTGTATGCAAGACTCAAACCCAAAACACCCTGGTTATTTCATTAAACCGTCGGAGAAGGACGTAAATTATAAAATGTATACCCATCTTGAACATGTTGCTGCAGAGCCCGaattctctaacactgttaaaaaagggtttgttGTTGAACCAGAAAAGCTTGATAGTATTAGTGACGCTGACATGGTTAGAAAACCGGAAAAGCCAGTGGTATGTGCGCGCTGTCATTCGTTGAGGCACTATGGGAAGGTGAAGGATCCGACTGTGGAGAATTTGTTACCGGATTTCGACTTCGATCATACAGTGGGAAGGAAGTTGGCATCAACGAGTGGAAACCGTTCGGTGGTGCTTATGGTTGTGGATGCAGTGGATTTTGATGGGTCGTTTCCTAGGAAGGTTGCGAAGTTGGTTTCTAAGACAATTGAAGATAACTCTTCTGCGTGGAAGCAGGGTAAGTCAGGGAACGTGCCGAGAGTGATACTTGTAGTTACAAAGATTGACTTGTTGCCTAGCTCATTGTCGCCGACGAGATTGGAGCATTGGGTTAGGCAAAGAGCTAGAGAGGGTGGAATTATTAAGATTACTAGTTTGCATATGGTGAGTGCGCTAAGAGATTGGGGACTTAAGAATCTTGTGGATGATATTGTTGGTTTGGCTGGATCTAGAGGGAGTGTGTGGACTGTTGGGGCACAGAATGCAGGAAAGAGTACCTTGATAAATTCTATCGGAAAACATGTTGGAGGGAAGATTACACATCTGACAGAAGCACCTGTTCCGGGGACTACACTCGGCATTGTTAGAGTCGAGGGTGCTCTTCCGAGTCAGGCAAAATTATTTGATACGCCCGGCCTTCTTCATCCTTACCAGATTACAACAAGGTTGATGAGGGAAGAGCAAAAGCTTGTTTACATGACCAAGGAGTTGAAACCTAGGACATATAGAGTTAAG GCTGGTCATTCGATTCATATAGCTGGTCTTATGAGATTGGATGTAGAAGAAACGTCACTGGATACTATCTATGTTACTGTGTGGGCATCTCCTTATCTTCCTCTGCATATGGGTAAAGTAGAAAATGCAACTAAAATGTTCCAAGAACATTTTGGGCACCAGTTACAG CCACCAATTGGAGAGAAACGAGTCGAAGAATTGGGGAATTGGGTGAGAAGGGAATTTCATGTTGGTGGAAACAGCTGGGACTCGAGTTCTGTAGACATTGCTGCTGCTGGCCTTGGTTGGTTTGCCATTGGACTTAAAGGAGAAGCTGTGTTGGGCGTTTGGACTTATGAAGGAGTTCATGTTGTTCATCGAAATTCTTTGATACCCTATAGATCAAATACTTTTGAAGTTACAGGATTTACCGTATCGAAGATTGTCTCACAATCTGACCGGGCTTCAAATAAGCCACGTCAACAAAATGACAAGAAGACAAAGCGGATTGAATCAAAATCGCTATCCAGTTCGGTTGAATCACCACTATTGACCTCTGATGGAGGCATATAG